The Onychostoma macrolepis isolate SWU-2019 chromosome 20, ASM1243209v1, whole genome shotgun sequence nucleotide sequence GATAGACAAGCTCCTCTCAGTGGGGTGATGGGTGGGTGCTAGTGATTTTAATGTGAAACCTTAAGCATCAAGATGGACGCAGCCTGTCTGATAGATATCAGATCGCTATACTTGAGTGAGGATGTTTATAATGGCAACAAAGCcttttgtacttttgtttaCCGTCCAATTTTTATCTATATTcattatgtttacatttatagcCATAGAAATATAAGCATCCATATTCACTGtccaaagtttaaaaaaaaaaaaattctgatagAGGTTGGATTTGGTGTGAAGCCATATATCTAACATGAGCAACTCGGATTAATTAACCTTCCTCAGTGGAATATTTTACAATGAGCGTCATCCTACTTTAGTCATTTGCTGGTGCTTAGCTAAAACAAATAGAGCTCTGAACTATAATCAGTGAAACAGGTGGCTTATATTGCTGATATACAGCCTCTTAGCGCAGCACTACCAATGGACTGGATATTGATTGGCTGAGACAGATTGTGGCTCAGAGATCAAATGTAGCATCGCAGAGTGTGAAACTGCCATGTTTTTAATGGGGGTGTAATCCAAGTGGACCAGGGCCATCTGCCTCCACTTCCAGTGCTGGCAATAAAAAAAGTGTTGATAAGTCAGTCCGGCAAAAGAAgcaggtttattttattttataggttCTGGATTTACAGTAACAATGCTGAGCACTTCTGCATGTGGCGATACAAAGCAGATGTAGCTGACATACATAAACCATATAATAAAGAaaccttatttatttgtttatttaaatttgtgctCATATCTAAAGTAGTATGCtgatagaaaaagaaaaaaaattcttctTGTTCTGTCTGACCTGATTTTGGTGATCTGACAATATCACAAAAGATCTGCAAggataatatatattaaaaaacataagAATTTGTACATCTACATccaattaaaatgattatcCTTCCAAAATTTAGCTCGCTTTTTAGAAATGAATGAGAACAGGCAGATCATTAGATCTCTATGCACAGTCAAAACAAGAAGACATATATTGTATATAGACCAGACAACTGTGGAGTGGAGGGAAGTGGTGTAGACACAGGAGGAAAAATGCTCTGTGATCCACTGTTCTGCTCACCGCAGGGCGATTTGAGGACTGCAGAAAGTCCTCTTGGGACTTTAGTTCGTTCAAATCCAGAGTTACAGTTTCTGAATCGTATAATTGAATGAACAAGTTGAAAAGTTCAGTTTTGTGGTGTTATCAGACGGTCATCTATAATGTGTACGaagtttcattatttttactaacagcagcatttatttattttcttagttctatatatcttttttatatatattttaatcacttcttatctgtttttttttttatagattattGGACATTTTTATAGATATTTAATCTATTCAAAGACAATCGTTTCACAGCAACCATTAAAACAACTTGTTATTCACAGCTTGTTCTGTCTTTTATCTCCCCTTCTAATGTGAAAAGAGACAAGGAATGGTAATTTTCCACATTTAGCACAATGCACTATCATCAGCAGTGTGAATGCATGAAACACATCTATAAATGCTCAGTTGTTGCTTGCACCATGACATTTATTATGTCTGTTTAATTTGAGACATATGGCCTCAGAGGAGATAAGACGGGCAATATTTTCCACAGCTATCAAACCAGAAACCTGCTTTCTACACAACCTCCTGGGTGCAAATAATACGATACCATCAGACAATAAACCCGGTTTAATGATTTGAGGAAAACAGGCTGATTTGAAGCATGCTGAGAGTGGTATTGCTATTTAACTAGTTGCAAAACAAATGATATTATATGCCATGTGGCGTTGTGGACTAATGCACTGCTTTGTCCACTGAAACTCAGTGATTGCTCACGTAAGCCAAAACAAACATGTCTCTGCTATGGTTAATTTGTTATAAATGgtgcttttaaaaattaattcagTTCATAAACAAAACAAGTATTGATGCAAAGGGTATGTCTCTccatcgctctcactctctacatgcattttctttcattttgttgtttaaCTTGTTCTAGCCATCATCTGCATGGCAGGTGTGTAAATATGACTCACAAAACCTATTCAATACatcatcagaaaaaaaaaaaaaagataaatatgctgtttcagcaaatgttcaaaAGCAGACCAGAATGGAGAAAAAGATATTTGAAACCGATAATAACGAATCAACAAACACCGTTTCACATATCGGGGTCTGTGTCAACATCCACTagaatttccatttaaaaagacCCTTGATAAATGTTTCATAAAAACACTAACCGATAAAACATGGGAAGTGAgccatatttattattatggcTACCCTTCTTACTATAACTATCAACTGCCCTATtgacaaaaagtaaaaacaggcTAATATAAACAGAATCACATTTGTGTATAACAGTTTATCAACATAAGGGTTTAGATCaaagtttacagtttttgtgaGGCATCTACAATTATGtcacaaaaaattatattttaaacaacagAGGATGGAAGAGATGGGAGTCTACAGTATTGCAGCTGAGCtgatttatatgatttatgatttatacTCCCTCAGCTTCAGACCTAAATAGGATCAATGAACTACATCTGGCTGTACGGCCAGTGTGTGATTCAAATATAGGCAATATTGAAATATATCGAGCTTGTAAAGTTTTGAACTACATCTTATTTTATAAGCTTTATTCCTAATACGTGATTGATAATGGGATATTCAAGCTGTCAGTTCGGCTTACTACTAAATTTGGCAAGATCGCCAGAGAAACTATAATGCCTTGTCGAAAGAGCTCAAATGTCACCGCTAACCACAAAGCAATTAAACCCTCTTTCATGCACTTTCGCCACCTGTGCATGTATCAGGCGTTTCCTTCAAACAGCCTACTCATGTTGGCTCGTTCAGAGCGTACTGGCAAATGAAAACAGGGCTTgctattattattgaaaatttcGCATTATTGTAATGCAATTAATGCACTGCTTGGATGCACCGAATCCCTCTCTATTCACACTAACGATGCCAGCTAGAATCCAAAATGAACAGGTTCAGTCAGTCGATCAGCGCGCGCGCTCAATCTAACACCAGATGGTAAATAGAAAATCCTCAAGCGACATGACAGTCCAATAGCACAAccaatcaaaaatcaaaacGCCTGTGGACATTGGCAAAATATCGAAACCAAACTGGAAATGCTTTCAATTTAAACTTGCATTGTTCTTTCCTTTCAGAAATATAGGCTTATGCTATCCGATGTAATGCTTTATCAAAGAGCATGTCTGCAAGTAATCAATTTATTAGCCCATCAGGTTCAGTATATCCAGAggttgttttaatatatttactaaTCTTTTATTGAGCTCATACATTGCATGATTGATTTTGAGCTAAATTAATcaccttttttttctctcgaaataaagataattaaatAACACCGGCTTACACCTAAATGACTCAATTATCCTCATCCAAAATGGCTGATTCATAAACCATCGTGACACTTTAGGGAAAAGGGTAAAATTAAACCAGAATACAACTGGAGTAATTTACATGATCATTcttgttaactgcaaaagaagaCGACGAAGAGTTTTTTGGTGGTTATGGCTAAAACCCTAATTATCATACAGCTGAATTGTTATCTCACCCCATCGCAGCCAGAGGCCCGTATGAAAGCACATGAAAGCCCTCGAAACGCGCTTCTAACGAGGGGCACGCGACTCAACAATAATGGCATGCTGCATTTAGGCTGAAAGGACAACGCGTGCAGCACATGTATCAAATTAAATGAGGAAATATTATTCattatcatatttttaattaggcATGATTTGGAGTGAGCTTTTGATtcttttgataaaaatacaaaaataaaatactttgtataaaactgtgaaaatgaaaataaatgcttagagatgtatttaaaatagatcttcaaattcaaatagTACCTACTATAGTGATTACTATAGCGCTTAGGTAGAAACATGAAGAGGCTCTACGCCGGAACATCAGGTAAGGTGTATGACCCTACACTGACCGCGCACGCGTTCAGTGATGTAATATAATTACCCGCGCAATTGACTGGAACGGGGACAAACGAGAAGTAACAGGCTGTGTGTGCGAAGTTTCCTCCGTTTTCGGATGAGAGAAAATTGCACGGTGTGAAACGATCAGCGTTTAACCGTGCATGCTTTAAATATGCCAACAGATGCTGGGCTTGTTAATAATCACTCGCGCTCAATTGGTCATCATCCGCGTAGTGGTGGGTATTAAATGTGGATATCATTGTTGTCGAGAGAGGGGGGCTGACTGAGTATATAAAGTGGGCGGCGTTTAGTGATAGACAGTTTATATAATGAGCAGCGCGGACACAAAGCCAGTATAAATACTGCGGGACGCAAGAAACAAGTCTTCATTCACGAATTACACGAGAAGCGCGAGGATACCCAACAACGCGCTGCTGACGCACAAAGTTTAGAACCAAAACAAGACATTACCATTGACACTAAACACATCGGTGTGCTCACTGTGGAATACTAAACATGTTCCGTGGATATCTTGAGACGAAGAGGAATAAGACTGGATGCTGATTTCCCAGTTTCACCTTCACCTTTTGGATAACCTGGAAATTTGACGTGCTCCTGCACACTGAAGTGCCGTGCAGGGTGGACGCGCAGCGGGATATACCTTTTTACTCTTCGGCGTTTGTTTTCATTGCACCCTTTTGCATTGGAATAGGCTCTTTCGGGGAATATAATCGTGGGTGACGCGGCTGCCCAGGAGAATCGAAAAGCATGGCAGCTTGGCTCACCTTTCTCATCGCAATTTTCACGACCGTTTTGACGCAGGTAAACATCCCAGGTCCTGTGGAGAGTCAGCAGGACCCCGCTCCTCTCAATTGTTTCTCGAGCGCACTTTTGTAGGTAAGCCAGTGTTTGCAGTGCAATGTTGTAACGCGTGTAATTTTTCCCTTCAGATATTTGGATCTGGTGTTTTCGAACTCGACCTTCACGAATTCAGAAATTTCAAAGGCTTGCTCGCAAATGGCAATGCATGCAAGCCTGAATGCAGGACTTTCTTCCGAGTTTGCCTAAAAAACTACCAGGTGGTCGTGTCTCCAGGTGACTGTATCTTTGGAAGTGCCATAACGCCAGTGCTGGGGACAAACTCGTTCAGTATCATGGGAGGTGGCTCTTTCAGCACACCGATTCGACTGCCGTTCAACTTTGGCTGGCCGGTGAGCTCAAATGCAACTCCTTTTGATCTGAAACATGTTTGCGTTTTATTACAGCGTTGGGGTAGCAACAGTTTGTAATGCAGCCAGGTTCAACATGTGCAGAGTAACAGTTTTGATGCATTCCAcattattcaatattttgatcactttaattgccgttattaatttatttctgcttCCTAAAAGATTTCataatgctgttattttttatttatccttTCATCCtttcatgttttaataatgtatgTAATCTTGTGTTTTAGATATAAAAGGCGAAAATCTAAATCTCTCTTTCCTCCTAGGGATCATTTTCATTGATTATTGAGGCCTGGCACTCACCTTACGCGGATCTACCTGTAGGTAAGATTCGATTTTGTCCACTAGAGGGCGACACTTCGATATTGTACATATACAGAATTTCAAGCTTCTCTTTTCATTAGAATGTTTTATATAGcctaccttttttttcttttttcttttttgtctaCAACGCTTTATTAAACCTTGGCAAGCTGTATCCATCTCCTAAGAAACATGTTCATTGAAAAGATGTAAATTTGTAATGCATTTTCCTATTGCTTCAAACACCTTTGCATTCTCATGCTCGAACACAATTGAACTTCCTTTGGTTTATTTTTGGCGTGGGAAAGCGCAGTGGGCTTTGGTGAGAATACACAGCGCTTGCCAAAACCATCCGACTGCATTTTCCTGTATTTTACACCTTTGTCTGTCCCGCCCTTTAGAATGGGATAATACCATGGGAATATTTTGCTTAACTCAAAGGAAGAGGAAATTTAAACATAAGTTTTACTCCAAATGTGTCAACTTCCCAGAACTTGAAGTTGGGCTAAATTTTTTCCTTTGAAGAcactttcaaaaaagaaaaaggaaaactaTCACACCACACTCTAACCTACTTATTTCATATAAGCTTTTTAacctgagaaaaagaaaaaacaagaaatcaaataataattcagcaatggCCTAATCACAATCTTCTCCTCTTTTTCTACAGACACATACAACCCCGACTTGCAGATAAGCTTTTTTGCCATCCAAAGAAAGTTGGAAGTAGGGGCTGAATGGTCTCAGGATGTTCAAAGCGGGAAGCAGACAGAGCTAAGGTATTCTTACCGGTTCATCTGCAGTGACAATTACTACGGCGACAGTTGTTCCAAAAAATGCACGCCCAGGGACGACCGTTTTGGCCACTACACCTGCAACCCAGATGGGCAGTTATCCTGTCTCCCTGGCTGGAAGGGGGAGTACTGCGAAGAACGTAAGCAATCAGAGATCACAATCCACTGGACTCTTGTTTTGAAAAGTGAGGTTTTGCTTAGGTGTGAGCTCTGTGTCTTGCTCGTCCCACTAATTTACAGTCGAACAAAAGTATTAGAACATGTATTGAGTGCCTCTGGGATCAACCTTTTAAAAGGAATTTGCATAGGAAATTTTGGAAATGGAACAACCAGAATCATGTTTTGTGGCCCCTAGCACAAATAaacttgcttttattttttacatttagtgtgaataagtgtttaaattaatatttaatatataatatcgAATAATTAACATGCCAGTGTTTTGTCAGTGTTTCGTCCAATGATGATCCTCAAGTAGCGTGCTGTTGCTACGGTTACCTCGCTCTTCAGGCCATACTGTTCGCGCCTTTAAATTaacttataattttttttttaatggtcaatCAAACACGAGTTTGAAACGAAATCATTCTATTTGTATATAAGTAAAAGATAAATGTACCTTTAAGGTCCTTTAAGATTGGGGTTTGACTTCTTTTGATCGTAATGAGCAGGAGAAAATACAAACAGCGTTCTGAGATGGATATGGGTTTAATGGAAAGCGTATGTTTGCCGACTGTATACATTTGAGTCTTGTGTGTTTTGCTTTCGGCTTTTTCTTTGTACTGCTGTAGTTTCTCTGAGAATTCACGGTGTTGATCAGGGCGCTTGACACAGTTTGTGTATACTCTAAGCGCGCGTGCTTGGTAATTTAATCCTGCACGAGCGTCATGGCAAGCACGCGCCGAGTTAATCGCGCCATTATTATCCGCCACGCGCCACGAAATTGTAGTCCCCATTGTTGCGCTCCAGCGTAGCAGCTGCAAATATGGTTCGCACAGACTACAAACAACAATAGGGGCAGCTGTCCGTTATTGGGATAGAGCATCTGCTGCGGTCTAACCAGCAGTTCAGCGCCGGTCGGTACCCGCTCAAAATCAATGTCATAGACAGCTCAACACAAGCAACAGTAAATTACCCGCACCCAAAGCAGTGACCTCGCCAGACAGGTTCTGTACAACTGATTGCAGCAAGACAGATTTATTTGGTTAAGAGCCATTATAATGAACAAGTAAGCCTACTAAACTTGAGTTTATACAAGAGCAGCTGATATTAAATTAAAGCCACAATGCAATTATGGATGCTCCTGTTGGAAAATGGAGTCGGATCTTGGAAATAGATGTCTAAGTTTCTGCCATTTCTGTTTTTCGTTCAGCTTCAACAAAGCTTAATGCAAAAAATGAGTCAGTCacacttattaatttattacattttcaataaGTATGCACCTTTACATTTAAAGGTGAagttggattttttatttttttgtgcaaaaagaAAAGTTACCTGAGAACTGTCTTTTGTTGGACAAACAGGTAGTTCTGCCTaagacaacatttttatttcagaccGAATGCCATGTTTTGGTACACTATTTAAAGAATCAATCTGAAAGGCTTACTTTTATCAATGCATATTAAGTGGGTAGAGGACAAATTATTTAACATGGGGGAAATTACATGCATCACCTTTAAGTCAAAATAACTTTGAACTTTTCGTAACTATTGTAAACCCATGAACCTTTAATAATAAGAGCTTTTTCTTTTAATGCAGCGATTTGTCTGGAGGGATGCAGTGAGGCGAATGGCAATTGCTCCAAACCTGGAGAGTGTGTGTAAGTATACATGGCCTGTGTATGAAGTGTGGAATATTCCTTTTAATTTTTGTCTTTGCACACATGCATAGTCTATATAGTATTTGCTCTGTTGTAATTTTCTGACCTACATTCAGGATAAGCCTTAAAATGCAACATTGTTATTCAGCTTTTGTCATTAAATGAGTTTTGGCAGCTATAGTTTGATGGAAAAATGTCCTATGTGAGTATCTAGTTTAGTGGGGTTTTAAAAAccatatttaaagtttttttttttttttggcatatttgTGTATTGCAGGTGCAGAGAAGGATGGCAGGGTAAACTTTGCACAGAGTGCAGGAAATATCCAGCCTGTAAACACGGCACCTGTCAGCAACCATGGCAGTGCAACTGTAAAGAGGGCTGGGGTGGACTGTTCTGTGATCAAGGTAAGACTAAACCCTAAACAGTTACAGTAGCTGTCTGAATGTCTCACTCTTCATTGACCTCAGTGTCATGGTAATAATAGAGCTTACAGCACTTTAGCTCATTGCTAGTTTAAGACTGAACAAGTAGATCTGTGACTGAAACGTGGAAAAACTTAAGGTGATTCACACTGATGCTGAAAAATATGACCCTTTCTAGTACTGACattattatttctttcaaaacagaTTTGAATTTTTGCACACATCACAAGCCATGTGTGAACGGAGCCACATGTATGAATACAGGTCAGGGCAGTTACACCTGCACCTGTCGGCCTGGTTACACCGGGGTCAACTGCGAGCTTGAGGTGCGCGAATGTGACAGCAGCCCATGCAAGAATGGAGGTCTTTGCTCGGTGAGTCATTATTTCATTGAAAAGCCCCAAACCTTCATGTTTTTATAGTCATTCTGACTCAATCTGAGGATATGAATTTGATTAAAACCACATGCGTTTAATGAGCTTAGTGTTTTTGAACTGTAATGTGAATTTGGactgaaataaacacaaataaattaatcctCTTCACAATAGAcattaatgatactaaaatgactaaaatatgacaGATAATCTTTGATATTAAATGACTTTACCATTTTATCGTCTGTCCATGTCAGAATATTCATTGTTAGTGTTTGGAAAAACCTCAGGCTTAATCACTAGCCATGTTATGGCCTTATTAATGGATCCAAGCATCCTTTGAAAAGCCTTTTTCTCAACATCTAGAATTACTGGACAAacataaaacaatgcaaatggGTCCATAAACATCTGCTTCCTCTCTCACCCTATAGGATCTTGACAAAGGTTACATCTGCACCTGTCTGCCTGGCTTTGAGGGAACTCACTGTGAACACAGTCTGCTCACCTGCGCAGACTCCCCGTGCTTTCACGGCGGCAGATGCCACGAGAAAGACAACGGGCGCAGTTACGCATGTGACTGTCCCAGAGGCTACACTGGTCTGAACTGCGAGAGACGAGTGGACAAATGCACGACTCTGCCGTGTGCCAATGGTACGAGAATGCATCTTTT carries:
- the dll4 gene encoding delta-like protein 4: MAAWLTFLIAIFTTVLTQIFGSGVFELDLHEFRNFKGLLANGNACKPECRTFFRVCLKNYQVVVSPGDCIFGSAITPVLGTNSFSIMGGGSFSTPIRLPFNFGWPGSFSLIIEAWHSPYADLPVDTYNPDLQISFFAIQRKLEVGAEWSQDVQSGKQTELRYSYRFICSDNYYGDSCSKKCTPRDDRFGHYTCNPDGQLSCLPGWKGEYCEEPICLEGCSEANGNCSKPGECVCREGWQGKLCTECRKYPACKHGTCQQPWQCNCKEGWGGLFCDQDLNFCTHHKPCVNGATCMNTGQGSYTCTCRPGYTGVNCELEVRECDSSPCKNGGLCSDLDKGYICTCLPGFEGTHCEHSLLTCADSPCFHGGRCHEKDNGRSYACDCPRGYTGLNCERRVDKCTTLPCANDGLCVVLGGVRMCSCRAGFTGQRCEININDCANNPCANGGTCYDRINDYVCSCAPGYEGRNCDRPSNACSSRPCLNGGSCAGIPGSPPACFCPSGFTGPHCEYYSVTAPVTTEKTEDRFQWAAVSLAVGLVALVVLLCMVVIALRHIHRQASGERTRGEAMNNMSESQRDNLIPTSQLKNTNKQVSLEVDCTPDKSNYIHKNCHLDYNSSKEFKDIVSQEDKSHKYEKCLEEKIPLSRMYREKPECRISTICSPRDSVYQSVFVIAEERSECVIATEV